In Helicobacter ibis, a genomic segment contains:
- a CDS encoding tetratricopeptide repeat protein, whose protein sequence is MGFIKKSLIFVVFLLQAVYPIEFYINSGREGGQNFAVLSIVDDKPFICKEELNRNSEVGLITCEFDVKLVSRFSKSDSLFFNISPQIDNNKFILNITPKKKMKLFSLEFDINSSTPIPQERNESSSRWQIIGYEDSLPFLDDRIDDGLNFPISFSSQVGYPKVGPLDYKMEPMSDNVGLDKDHFLKIQSFMSRKSYNEALLAIDEMSALYPNSIFKRDVLYLKILALDGVSSNEDVEDVIDLAKMWLDAYPTDINVPEVLYVIAKSYAKMQFFDEAFYYYNRLFKEYKGDKFELLARLEYGKNLYARGDRNVVLDMYESVLEETQDIHIASLASFLLAEFYKNTGDKNRAQEYLLNILQANPNYYLDSIDIYYPIMQDWAEEGIYEAPAEIVEAMLDVVDKERPIYIDMLKDVAMWYDNAQKLELAHKYYKILLGLDFNADEKAKIKKLDDELLLKYDENNATKRLEHYDYVMQEYKGQEEEQKALERKVETLYELKKYKEVFDMRDSLESNNTMLLESVGELTKDSIKREDCKEAAFYGSLYSNTIPLDYDDKLALFDCLYKSQQYKPAQNIAQLESEKAKLKEEREDWLYRLGWVMYKLQDYPKASMASRDVVIISNNEKYNDAVFVLFMSLVHQNRKEEAFSYLPKLEDKLKDKREMIEVYRIMLLDSLDKKDDTAITIYANKLIALQDKYSSYDYSPWVELSLVEALNRDSKFAESLEVINKAIPHVANNNQKVQVYYLQGYLNSKLNKTNEAYKSYSECEGIQGESPWKTLCIDAKNLILRDNPNLDSNTTQENNDIQG, encoded by the coding sequence ATGGGTTTTATAAAAAAGAGTTTAATTTTTGTTGTATTCTTGCTTCAAGCTGTATATCCAATAGAATTCTACATAAATAGTGGCAGGGAAGGTGGGCAAAATTTTGCTGTGCTAAGCATAGTAGATGATAAACCCTTTATCTGCAAAGAAGAGTTAAATAGAAATTCTGAAGTTGGGCTTATTACTTGTGAGTTTGATGTGAAGCTTGTTTCTAGATTCTCAAAGAGTGATAGCTTATTTTTTAATATATCTCCACAAATAGACAACAATAAATTTATACTAAACATAACTCCTAAAAAAAAGATGAAGCTTTTTAGTTTAGAGTTTGATATAAATAGTAGCACTCCAATACCACAAGAAAGAAATGAATCATCTAGCAGATGGCAAATTATAGGATATGAAGATAGTCTGCCATTTTTAGATGATAGAATCGATGATGGGCTTAATTTTCCTATTAGCTTTAGTTCTCAAGTTGGATACCCTAAAGTTGGACCGCTAGATTATAAAATGGAGCCTATGAGTGATAATGTTGGATTAGATAAAGATCATTTTTTAAAAATCCAATCTTTTATGAGTAGAAAATCATACAATGAGGCACTCTTAGCCATTGATGAAATGTCTGCACTATATCCAAATAGTATTTTTAAAAGAGATGTTTTGTATCTTAAGATTCTTGCATTAGATGGTGTTAGTTCAAATGAAGATGTAGAAGATGTAATAGATTTAGCAAAAATGTGGCTAGATGCGTATCCGACTGATATTAATGTGCCAGAAGTTTTGTATGTTATTGCAAAATCATATGCAAAAATGCAGTTTTTTGATGAGGCTTTTTATTATTACAATAGGCTTTTTAAAGAATACAAAGGAGATAAGTTTGAACTTTTAGCAAGGCTTGAATATGGTAAAAACTTATATGCTAGAGGTGATAGAAATGTGGTTTTAGACATGTATGAATCTGTGCTAGAGGAGACACAAGATATTCATATTGCATCTTTAGCTTCATTTTTATTGGCGGAGTTTTACAAAAATACAGGCGATAAAAATAGAGCACAAGAGTATCTCTTAAATATCTTACAAGCAAATCCAAATTATTACTTAGATTCAATAGATATATATTATCCAATAATGCAAGATTGGGCAGAAGAGGGTATATATGAAGCGCCTGCAGAGATTGTTGAAGCTATGCTTGATGTAGTGGATAAAGAAAGGCCAATTTACATAGATATGCTAAAAGATGTAGCTATGTGGTATGACAATGCACAAAAGCTAGAGTTGGCGCATAAATATTATAAAATACTTCTTGGGCTTGATTTTAATGCAGATGAAAAGGCAAAAATAAAAAAGCTTGATGATGAGTTATTATTAAAATATGATGAAAATAATGCAACAAAGAGATTGGAGCATTATGATTATGTAATGCAAGAATATAAAGGGCAAGAGGAGGAGCAAAAAGCTCTAGAGCGTAAGGTGGAGACATTATATGAGCTAAAGAAATATAAAGAAGTCTTTGATATGAGAGATTCTTTAGAATCTAACAATACTATGTTGTTAGAATCTGTTGGAGAACTAACAAAAGATTCAATAAAAAGAGAAGATTGTAAAGAAGCAGCATTTTATGGTAGTTTGTATAGTAATACAATACCGCTAGATTACGATGATAAGTTAGCTTTATTTGATTGTTTGTATAAATCACAACAATATAAACCAGCGCAAAATATAGCACAACTAGAATCTGAAAAAGCAAAGCTAAAAGAAGAAAGAGAAGATTGGCTATATAGGCTTGGGTGGGTGATGTATAAATTACAAGACTATCCAAAAGCTTCAATGGCTTCAAGAGATGTAGTAATAATATCCAATAATGAAAAATATAATGACGCAGTGTTTGTTCTTTTTATGTCGTTAGTTCATCAAAATAGAAAAGAAGAAGCATTTTCTTATTTACCAAAATTGGAAGATAAGCTAAAAGACAAGAGAGAAATGATAGAAGTTTATAGAATTATGCTTTTAGATTCGCTTGATAAAAAAGATGATACTGCAATTACAATATATGCAAACAAACTAATTGCTTTACAAGATAAATATAGCAGTTATGATTATTCTCCATGGGTTGAGCTTAGTTTGGTTGAAGCACTAAATAGAGATAGTAAATTTGCAGAATCTTTAGAAGTGATAAACAAGGCAATACCACATGTAGCAAATAATAATCAAAAAGTTCAAGTGTATTATTTGCAAGGATATTTAAATTCTAAGCTTAATAAAACAAATGAAGCTTATAAGTCATATAGCGAGTGTGAGGGCATACAAGGGGAATCTCCGTGGAAGACTTTATGTATAGATGCTAAAAATTTAATTTTGAGAGATAATCCAAATTTAGATTCAAACACTACACAAGAAAATAATGATATACAAGGATAA
- a CDS encoding exodeoxyribonuclease VII small subunit translates to METNENKILDDIQSQDFEKYLQVITESLTMLEDENMSLHKSLEIYKNGKEALMKAQKILDNVKLEFCELDKENE, encoded by the coding sequence ATGGAAACTAACGAAAATAAAATTTTAGACGATATACAATCACAAGATTTTGAAAAATATCTACAAGTTATAACCGAATCTCTAACAATGCTAGAAGACGAAAACATGAGTCTTCATAAAAGTTTGGAAATTTATAAAAATGGTAAAGAAGCACTAATGAAGGCTCAAAAAATTTTGGATAATGTAAAGCTAGAATTTTGTGAGCTTGATAAGGAAAATGAATGA
- a CDS encoding carbon-nitrogen hydrolase family protein: MKIAALQLSTFKKESEIERYIQRACTEKVKIVLLGEYLLNPFFKTLENSNKTELLKLIKDEGDKVLKISTKYPITIIAPLLEVVGVKIYKSIAIINKGKAIYYKAQRLMPYEHWNEVKFFANSIPKNIKLPYTFSVGGFKFGVLFGYELHFDEFWLKFKQENVDCVLLSSASTFDSSLRWRSIIKMRAFLNNCYILRANRVGQYEDDFTNTMWNFYGDSLFVDPSGEVIDCLGDREELLIASLNKKSLNEIKECWKFR; encoded by the coding sequence ATGAAAATAGCGGCACTTCAACTATCTACTTTTAAAAAAGAATCCGAAATAGAAAGATATATACAAAGAGCATGCACAGAGAAGGTAAAGATAGTTTTGCTTGGAGAGTATTTGCTAAATCCATTTTTTAAGACATTAGAAAATAGCAATAAAACAGAGTTATTAAAACTAATAAAAGATGAAGGTGATAAGGTATTAAAAATATCAACCAAATATCCAATAACAATAATAGCTCCACTGCTAGAGGTTGTGGGTGTGAAAATATATAAATCAATAGCAATAATAAATAAAGGTAAAGCTATATATTACAAAGCACAACGATTAATGCCTTATGAGCATTGGAATGAAGTTAAGTTTTTTGCAAACTCAATACCAAAAAATATAAAACTTCCATATACTTTTAGTGTTGGTGGATTCAAATTTGGAGTGCTGTTTGGATATGAGTTGCATTTTGATGAGTTTTGGCTTAAATTCAAGCAAGAAAATGTTGATTGTGTATTGTTGTCTAGTGCTTCAACTTTTGATTCTTCTTTGCGTTGGAGAAGCATTATTAAGATGAGAGCATTTTTGAATAATTGCTATATCTTAAGGGCTAATAGAGTTGGTCAGTATGAAGATGATTTTACAAATACGATGTGGAATTTTTATGGGGATTCTCTTTTTGTTGATCCTAGTGGAGAGGTGATTGACTGCTTGGGAGATAGAGAGGAGTTGCTAATAGCTAGTTTAAATAAAAAAAGTCTAAATGAGATTAAAGAATGTTGGAAATTTAGGTAG
- the rpoD gene encoding RNA polymerase sigma factor RpoD, whose protein sequence is MSAKTINQELEELFKNASKYVSYEKVAQVLSKIPTAAQAKKVSELANKYNKKLMSSSEIAKLLNQADAKKIKDDKKKLLDEELEEEFDFLKERELLEWSRSDSPVRMYLREMGQIPLLTREDEVELSKNIELGENIILDAICSVPYLIDFILDYKEALINRERRVKELFKSFDDDEEGDDSEEIDEVDEGEEVTDSKKPVSKKDQKRVENVLASFKALEKAKKDWLKTWEQDNSEDSEDMLYLLTLAHKKQFLKDKLLDLGPTSKLINELVKAMENTIKSDEGFEKELKRLEYKLPLFNDILLANHKKILDNITEMSKADVIAAVPEATMVSTYMEIKKLFQTKIASEGSFDLEPEKLKQILEQIKRGKNIADKAKTKMAKSNLRLVVSIAKRYTNRGLPFLDLIQEGNIGLMKAVDKFEYKKGYKFSTYATWWIRQAISRAIADQARTIRIPIHMIETINRINKIMRKHLQEEGKEPDIEKIAEEVGLPVDKVKNVIKITKEPISLEAPIGNGEDGKFGDFVEDKGSLGPMDHILKEDLKSQIDDVLDQLNEREKAVIRMRFGLLDDESDRTLEEIGKELNVTRERVRQIESSAIKKLKHPKVGRKLKNYIED, encoded by the coding sequence ATGTCAGCAAAAACTATTAATCAAGAACTTGAAGAATTATTTAAAAATGCTAGTAAATATGTCTCATATGAGAAAGTAGCTCAAGTATTATCAAAGATACCAACAGCTGCTCAAGCCAAGAAAGTCTCTGAACTTGCAAATAAATATAATAAAAAACTAATGTCTTCTTCAGAAATTGCAAAGTTGCTAAATCAAGCAGATGCAAAGAAAATTAAAGATGATAAAAAGAAGCTTTTAGACGAAGAGCTTGAAGAAGAATTTGATTTTTTAAAAGAAAGAGAGCTTTTAGAGTGGAGTAGAAGCGATAGCCCTGTTAGAATGTATTTGCGTGAAATGGGTCAGATTCCATTGCTGACTAGAGAAGATGAGGTGGAACTTAGTAAGAATATAGAACTTGGCGAGAATATAATTTTAGATGCAATTTGCTCTGTGCCTTACTTGATTGATTTTATTTTGGACTATAAAGAAGCATTAATTAATAGAGAAAGAAGGGTTAAGGAGCTTTTTAAAAGCTTTGATGATGATGAAGAAGGTGATGATAGCGAAGAAATAGATGAAGTAGATGAGGGCGAAGAGGTAACAGATTCTAAAAAGCCAGTTAGCAAAAAAGACCAAAAAAGAGTGGAGAATGTTTTAGCTAGTTTTAAGGCATTAGAGAAAGCAAAGAAGGATTGGCTAAAGACTTGGGAACAGGATAATAGTGAAGATAGCGAAGATATGCTATATCTTCTAACTCTAGCACATAAAAAGCAGTTTTTAAAAGATAAATTACTAGATTTAGGTCCGACAAGTAAATTGATAAATGAGCTTGTAAAAGCTATGGAGAATACTATAAAGAGTGATGAGGGATTTGAAAAAGAGCTTAAAAGGCTTGAGTATAAACTTCCTTTGTTTAATGATATTTTACTTGCAAATCATAAAAAGATCTTAGATAATATCACAGAGATGAGCAAAGCTGATGTAATAGCAGCAGTTCCAGAAGCTACAATGGTATCTACTTATATGGAGATAAAAAAACTATTTCAAACAAAAATTGCTAGTGAAGGTAGTTTTGATTTAGAGCCAGAAAAGTTAAAACAAATACTGGAGCAGATAAAAAGAGGTAAAAATATCGCAGATAAAGCAAAAACAAAAATGGCAAAGTCTAATTTGAGACTTGTTGTAAGTATTGCTAAACGATATACAAATAGAGGGTTACCATTTTTGGATTTGATTCAAGAGGGAAATATAGGTCTTATGAAAGCGGTAGATAAATTTGAATATAAAAAAGGATACAAGTTCTCAACCTATGCTACTTGGTGGATAAGACAGGCTATTTCTCGTGCCATAGCAGATCAAGCAAGGACTATTAGAATTCCTATCCACATGATAGAGACAATAAATAGAATAAATAAAATAATGAGAAAACATCTACAAGAAGAGGGCAAAGAACCAGATATTGAAAAGATAGCAGAAGAAGTTGGATTGCCAGTAGATAAGGTCAAAAATGTAATAAAAATAACTAAAGAACCTATAAGCTTAGAAGCACCAATAGGAAATGGCGAAGATGGTAAATTTGGTGATTTTGTTGAAGATAAGGGATCTTTGGGACCTATGGACCATATACTAAAAGAAGATTTAAAATCTCAAATCGATGATGTGCTAGATCAGTTAAACGAAAGAGAAAAGGCAGTGATTCGTATGAGATTTGGGTTGCTTGATGATGAATCTGATAGAACGCTAGAAGAAATAGGTAAAGAGCTAAATGTAACAAGAGAGAGAGTAAGGCAAATAGAATCTAGTGCAATAAAAAAGCTAAAGCACCCAAAAGTTGGCAGAAAGCTAAAAAATTATATAGAGGATTGA
- a CDS encoding pseudouridine synthase, whose amino-acid sequence MRLNQYIAHNTQYSRREADRLIQEGRISINKEIIKNFSLDITDQKVYLDGKKIKNKNDYEVIVYNKPKGEIVSKSDDRGRSIIYDTLPKRFKNFTYIGRLDYASEGLLLLTDNPKIATLLMESKLERTYILKLSGKINTSVCEAMENGLTLENAQAGAHKNNKIDKMDFAPFIAYNIIKNDKYSKIKVTINEGQNRELRRFFAHFKLEVLDLKRVSFGFVSLNNLPSKKVRFLTHQEYNKLREFLNQSSI is encoded by the coding sequence ATGAGATTAAACCAATATATAGCACATAATACGCAATACTCAAGACGAGAAGCAGATAGACTAATACAAGAAGGCAGAATCTCCATAAACAAGGAGATTATCAAAAATTTCTCACTTGATATTACAGACCAAAAAGTATATCTAGATGGCAAAAAAATAAAAAATAAAAACGACTATGAAGTAATAGTCTATAACAAGCCAAAAGGTGAAATAGTAAGCAAAAGTGATGATAGAGGAAGAAGTATTATATATGATACTTTGCCAAAAAGATTCAAGAATTTCACATATATAGGAAGACTTGATTATGCTAGTGAAGGCTTACTTTTACTAACAGATAATCCAAAAATAGCAACATTATTAATGGAATCCAAGCTAGAGAGAACTTACATACTAAAACTATCAGGAAAAATAAACACTAGCGTATGTGAAGCTATGGAAAATGGACTAACCCTAGAAAATGCACAAGCAGGTGCACACAAAAATAACAAGATAGATAAAATGGACTTTGCTCCATTTATAGCATATAACATAATCAAAAATGACAAATACTCAAAAATAAAAGTAACTATAAATGAAGGACAAAACAGGGAGCTAAGGAGATTTTTTGCACACTTCAAGCTAGAAGTGTTGGATTTAAAAAGAGTTTCATTTGGCTTTGTCTCTTTAAATAATCTACCAAGCAAAAAGGTAAGATTCCTAACACACCAAGAATACAATAAATTAAGAGAATTTCTAAATCAATCCTCTATATAA
- a CDS encoding SUI1 family translation initiation factor, whose amino-acid sequence MDRLKIQIGAKFSDEISCKKCGEIKCICNKQEEYIKSKHSYTIWANAQKNGGKDIVVCGIFYENKESLEVILKDIKKKLATGGCIKEQKDGYILELQGKNVDKIKEILKNNKFKFKN is encoded by the coding sequence TTGGATAGATTAAAGATACAAATTGGTGCAAAATTTTCTGATGAAATATCATGTAAAAAATGCGGCGAAATTAAGTGTATATGCAACAAACAAGAAGAATATATAAAAAGTAAACATTCATATACAATATGGGCAAATGCACAAAAAAATGGCGGAAAAGACATAGTAGTATGTGGAATCTTTTATGAAAACAAAGAATCTTTAGAAGTGATATTAAAAGATATAAAAAAGAAACTAGCAACTGGAGGTTGCATAAAAGAGCAAAAAGATGGATATATCTTGGAACTACAAGGAAAAAATGTAGATAAAATAAAAGAGATTCTAAAAAATAACAAATTCAAATTTAAGAACTAG
- the dnaE gene encoding DNA polymerase III subunit alpha: MSITPQNTENVKFTHLHLHTEYSLLDGLNKIKTLAKKIKELGMDSVAITDHGNMFGAIEFYKTMKSEGIKPILGIEAYLHNSEDISEKSNQRFHLCLYAKNLEGYQNLMYLNSQASLYGFFMKPRITKKMLKEYSNGLICSSACLNGEVQWHLNTAKDDNKGRGGYEKAKEVALEYKEIFGDDFYLELMRHGIQEQQLIDNQIIKLSLETDIKIIATNDTHYTQKSDATAQELAFCIGFGKDFDDPKRLRHTVQEFYIKSPVEMQHLYMDLPDAISNTQEIANKCNLELKLGNPTPPTFKFTKEYAKNEGLDFTQDSEYFAYKCKEGLQNRLKNIPQEKHQLYIDRLELEIDIINKMKFPGYMLIVWDFVRAAKERGIPVGPGRGSAAGSLVAFCLEITNIDPLKYDLLFERFLNPERVSMPDIDMDFCQSRRSEIIDYVTEKYGRHNVAQVITFGMMKAKAVIRDVARVFGMPYGEADSFAKLIPKELDITLEKAYEKEPKIAELIKSNALAKKIWDFAVILENTKRNTGTHAAAVVIDSEKELWHKAPLYCSTRDGIIATQYSMKYLEDVDLIKFDFLGLKTLTLINEALKLIKNRHNLEIDFLKVDVDDKKVYETLQEGNTLGVFQIESSMFQGINKRLKPSTFEDIIAIIALGRPGPIESGMVDDFIDRKHGRSKIVYMFDELEPILKPTYGTIVYQEQVMQIVQKIGGFSLGEADLIRRAMGKKDAQIMEDNKLKFANGAEKQGYNRQKAEELWELIVKFAGYGFNKSHSAAYAMITFQTAYLKTYYPKEFMAALLTSEQNDTDKVVEYIEDAKKMGIKVLPPSLQKSDLAFSVVEDNGESCIIFGLGAIKGAGEIAINLILNERKNSDFKDFKDFLGRIDSQKVNKKSLEAFIKSGAMDCFFYTRRTLLEQIENITEAAKKAQDSKNMFANSLFADEADDIAQVEISLTPYEEYSKKELLEYEKESMGFYASGHPLEDYKEAIDSINCTFTNQIQNITENSSILLVGKIEDIITKFSKNGKKYGILKLQDFYGSIELTIFEKTLQHLETLDKDIPIAVKCLVQEQTESKKLRADKILSLEEAKKEKVSFTISKPDINTPLKVLLNNSIDKSLLTRLKEEALLNAGKRELRILFHTKTQELEMISKLFVHSDIKTKFKELTWID, encoded by the coding sequence ATGAGCATAACTCCACAAAATACAGAAAATGTAAAATTTACACACTTGCATTTGCACACGGAATATTCATTGCTTGATGGCTTAAACAAAATAAAAACACTAGCCAAAAAAATAAAAGAGCTAGGAATGGATAGTGTTGCTATTACAGACCATGGTAATATGTTTGGTGCAATAGAATTCTATAAAACTATGAAAAGCGAAGGAATAAAGCCGATTTTAGGCATTGAAGCATATTTGCATAATTCAGAAGATATAAGCGAAAAAAGCAATCAAAGATTCCATTTATGTCTTTATGCAAAGAATCTAGAAGGCTATCAAAACTTAATGTATTTAAATTCTCAAGCTTCTCTTTATGGATTTTTCATGAAGCCAAGAATCACAAAAAAAATGCTAAAAGAATATAGTAATGGACTAATATGCTCTTCAGCATGTCTAAATGGCGAAGTGCAATGGCATCTAAACACTGCAAAAGACGATAACAAAGGCAGAGGTGGATATGAAAAGGCAAAAGAAGTGGCATTAGAATATAAAGAAATTTTTGGAGATGATTTTTACTTAGAATTAATGCGACATGGCATACAAGAACAACAGCTAATAGATAACCAAATAATAAAATTATCACTAGAAACCGACATAAAAATCATTGCAACAAATGACACTCACTACACACAAAAAAGTGATGCAACAGCACAAGAGTTGGCATTTTGCATAGGTTTTGGCAAAGACTTTGACGACCCAAAGAGACTTAGACACACAGTGCAAGAATTCTACATAAAAAGCCCAGTTGAGATGCAACATTTATACATGGACTTGCCTGATGCAATCTCTAACACACAAGAAATTGCTAATAAATGTAACTTAGAATTAAAATTAGGCAATCCAACCCCACCTACATTTAAATTCACAAAAGAATATGCGAAAAATGAGGGGCTGGATTTCACGCAGGATTCAGAATATTTTGCATACAAATGCAAAGAAGGCTTACAAAATAGACTTAAAAACATACCACAAGAAAAACACCAACTCTACATAGATAGGCTAGAGCTAGAAATTGACATTATAAACAAAATGAAATTCCCGGGATATATGCTTATTGTATGGGACTTTGTAAGAGCTGCTAAAGAAAGAGGGATTCCTGTTGGCCCCGGTAGAGGAAGTGCTGCTGGGAGTTTGGTTGCATTTTGTTTGGAGATTACAAATATAGACCCACTAAAATATGACTTGCTTTTTGAGAGATTCTTAAATCCTGAAAGAGTAAGTATGCCAGATATTGATATGGACTTTTGTCAAAGTCGAAGGAGCGAGATAATTGATTATGTTACAGAAAAATATGGACGACATAATGTAGCACAAGTAATTACCTTTGGTATGATGAAGGCTAAAGCAGTTATAAGAGATGTAGCAAGGGTATTTGGTATGCCTTATGGTGAGGCAGATTCATTTGCTAAATTAATCCCAAAAGAATTGGATATAACGCTAGAAAAAGCCTATGAAAAAGAACCAAAAATAGCCGAGCTAATAAAAAGCAATGCCCTAGCAAAAAAGATATGGGATTTTGCTGTAATTTTAGAAAATACAAAAAGAAATACTGGAACACATGCCGCAGCTGTTGTTATAGATTCAGAAAAGGAGCTATGGCATAAAGCACCCCTATATTGCTCTACTAGAGATGGAATAATTGCTACACAATATTCCATGAAATACTTAGAAGATGTGGATTTAATTAAGTTTGACTTTTTGGGATTAAAAACTCTAACACTAATTAATGAAGCACTAAAGCTAATAAAAAATAGACACAATTTGGAAATAGACTTCCTAAAAGTAGATGTAGATGACAAAAAAGTATATGAAACCTTACAAGAAGGAAATACTCTAGGTGTATTTCAAATTGAATCTAGTATGTTTCAAGGAATTAACAAAAGACTAAAGCCAAGCACCTTTGAAGATATAATAGCTATTATCGCACTTGGAAGACCCGGACCTATTGAATCTGGAATGGTAGATGACTTTATAGACAGAAAACATGGAAGATCAAAAATAGTGTATATGTTTGATGAACTAGAGCCTATATTAAAACCAACCTATGGAACAATAGTCTATCAAGAGCAAGTAATGCAAATAGTGCAGAAAATTGGTGGCTTTAGTTTAGGTGAGGCAGATTTAATTAGACGTGCAATGGGTAAAAAAGACGCCCAAATAATGGAGGATAATAAACTAAAATTTGCCAATGGTGCAGAAAAGCAAGGATACAATAGGCAAAAAGCAGAAGAGTTATGGGAGTTAATAGTTAAATTTGCTGGATATGGATTTAACAAATCTCACTCTGCTGCATATGCGATGATTACATTTCAAACTGCATACCTAAAAACTTATTATCCAAAAGAATTCATGGCGGCACTTCTTACTTCAGAACAAAATGACACAGATAAAGTAGTTGAATATATAGAAGATGCCAAAAAAATGGGCATTAAAGTCTTACCACCAAGCTTACAAAAATCAGATTTAGCCTTTAGTGTTGTAGAGGATAATGGAGAATCTTGCATAATATTTGGGCTTGGTGCTATAAAGGGTGCAGGTGAAATTGCGATAAATCTAATACTAAATGAAAGAAAAAATTCAGACTTTAAAGATTTCAAAGATTTTCTAGGAAGAATAGATTCTCAAAAAGTAAATAAAAAATCACTAGAAGCATTTATTAAAAGTGGTGCTATGGATTGCTTTTTCTACACTAGAAGAACATTATTAGAGCAAATAGAGAACATAACAGAAGCAGCAAAAAAAGCTCAAGATTCTAAAAATATGTTTGCAAACTCTCTCTTTGCCGATGAAGCAGATGATATTGCACAAGTTGAAATCTCGCTTACACCATATGAGGAATATAGCAAAAAAGAATTATTAGAATACGAAAAGGAAAGCATGGGCTTTTATGCTTCAGGGCACCCACTAGAAGACTATAAAGAAGCAATAGATAGTATAAATTGCACCTTTACAAATCAGATTCAAAATATTACAGAAAATAGCTCGATATTGTTAGTTGGAAAAATTGAAGACATAATTACTAAGTTTTCAAAAAATGGCAAAAAATATGGCATCTTAAAGCTACAAGACTTCTATGGTAGCATAGAACTAACAATCTTTGAAAAAACACTCCAACACCTAGAAACGCTAGATAAAGATATCCCAATAGCAGTAAAATGTCTAGTGCAAGAACAAACAGAAAGCAAGAAACTAAGAGCAGATAAGATTCTAAGCCTAGAAGAAGCCAAAAAAGAAAAAGTAAGCTTCACAATAAGTAAGCCAGACATTAATACGCCTTTAAAAGTATTATTGAATAACTCTATAGACAAAAGTTTGCTTACAAGACTCAAAGAAGAAGCATTGTTAAATGCTGGAAAAAGGGAGCTTAGAATCTTGTTTCACACAAAAACACAAGAACTAGAAATGATAAGTAAGCTATTTGTGCATAGCGACATAAAGACAAAATTCAAGGAACTAACTTGGATAGATTAA
- the mog gene encoding molybdopterin adenylyltransferase, translating to MKQAIIGILTLSDRASKGIYEDISGKAIISTLEEYLKSSWEKVYRVIPDDLESIKENLIQMADIEKCDLIVTTGGTGPTLRDVTPEATEAVCQKMLPGFGELMRQTSLKYVPTAILSRQTAGIRNNTLIVNLPGKPKSIRECLDSVFPAIPYCLDLIHAAYLETNEEIIKAFRPKS from the coding sequence ATGAAACAAGCAATAATAGGAATCCTAACTCTATCAGATAGAGCAAGTAAAGGAATATATGAAGACATATCAGGTAAAGCAATAATTAGCACACTAGAAGAATATCTAAAAAGCTCATGGGAGAAAGTATATAGAGTAATACCAGATGATTTAGAATCAATAAAAGAAAACCTAATCCAAATGGCAGATATAGAAAAATGCGACTTGATAGTAACGACAGGTGGAACAGGTCCAACCTTAAGAGATGTAACGCCAGAAGCAACAGAAGCAGTATGTCAAAAAATGCTACCGGGCTTTGGAGAACTAATGCGACAAACTAGTTTAAAATATGTCCCAACAGCAATTCTTTCACGACAAACTGCAGGTATAAGAAATAACACTCTAATAGTAAATCTACCCGGTAAGCCAAAATCAATAAGAGAATGCCTAGATTCTGTATTCCCTGCTATACCTTATTGTTTAGACTTAATTCATGCTGCATATTTAGAAACAAATGAAGAAATAATAAAAGCCTTTAGACCAAAAAGCTAG